A DNA window from Streptomyces sp. CA-278952 contains the following coding sequences:
- a CDS encoding S41 family peptidase, protein MSGCSHRFRPRGLCRGAALTLVFGCALATAAATGSLPQDPGSGSGTQTRAVSSTVAPVDRDEIEDAAAEAAADGKSVKDAAEEVVSRSGDRWGAVYDEREYEEFEQALDGSYTGVGLSARRTDRGDVTVSRVQADGPADRAGIRAGDLLRTLDGRAVGKRPVAEVVALLRGDGTGAAEGSRVELGLVREGRSWTETLRRARLTTEAVTVRRLGAEPSSAVLIKVAAFTKGAGAEVREAVREAPDGAGILLDLRANSGGLVTEAVVAASAFLDGGLVATYDVRGEQQALYADPGGDTDRPLVVLVDGGTMSAAELLTGALQDRGRAVTVGSPTFGKGSVQMPSELPGGSVAELTVGHYRTPTGRNVDGRGITPDLVVGERAQQRAETVLSGLGGGS, encoded by the coding sequence ATGTCGGGTTGTTCGCACCGTTTCCGGCCCCGCGGCCTCTGCCGCGGGGCGGCCCTGACCTTGGTCTTCGGGTGCGCTCTCGCCACTGCCGCCGCGACCGGTTCGCTGCCGCAGGACCCCGGTTCCGGCTCCGGTACGCAGACCCGTGCCGTCTCCTCCACCGTCGCCCCGGTCGACCGCGACGAGATCGAGGACGCCGCCGCCGAGGCCGCGGCGGACGGGAAGTCCGTGAAGGACGCCGCGGAGGAGGTCGTCAGCCGTAGTGGCGATCGCTGGGGCGCGGTCTACGACGAGCGGGAGTACGAGGAGTTCGAGCAGGCGCTGGACGGCTCCTACACCGGCGTCGGGCTCTCCGCCCGGCGCACCGACCGCGGCGACGTCACCGTGTCCCGCGTGCAGGCCGACGGTCCCGCCGACCGGGCCGGCATCCGCGCCGGCGACCTGTTGCGCACCCTGGACGGCCGCGCGGTCGGCAAGCGCCCCGTCGCGGAGGTCGTCGCGTTACTGCGCGGCGACGGTACGGGGGCGGCCGAGGGGAGCCGGGTGGAGCTCGGTCTGGTGCGGGAGGGCCGGAGCTGGACCGAGACGCTTCGGCGGGCCCGGCTGACCACCGAGGCGGTCACCGTGCGGCGGCTGGGGGCCGAGCCGTCGTCGGCGGTCCTGATCAAGGTCGCCGCGTTCACCAAGGGCGCCGGGGCCGAGGTCCGGGAAGCGGTCCGTGAGGCTCCCGACGGGGCCGGGATACTGCTCGACCTGCGCGCCAACTCCGGCGGACTCGTCACCGAGGCCGTCGTCGCCGCCTCCGCCTTCCTGGACGGCGGCCTGGTCGCCACGTACGACGTACGCGGGGAGCAGCAGGCTTTGTACGCCGATCCGGGCGGTGACACGGACCGCCCGCTCGTCGTCCTGGTCGACGGCGGCACGATGAGCGCCGCCGAGCTGCTGACCGGTGCGCTCCAGGACCGGGGCCGCGCGGTCACCGTCGGCTCGCCCACCTTCGGCAAGGGCTCCGTGCAGATGCCCAGCGAGCTTCCGGGCGGTTCGGTGGCCGAGCTGACCGTCGGCCACTACCGCACGCCGACCGGCCGGAACGTCGACGGCAGGGGCATCACACCCGACCTCGTGGTGGGGGAGAGGGCCCAGCAGCGGGCCGAGACGGTATTGAGTGGCCTCGGGGGTGGGTCGTAG
- the smpB gene encoding SsrA-binding protein SmpB, which translates to MAKEKDTGRKMIAQNKKARHDYTILDTYECGLVLMGTEVKSLRMGRASLVDGFVQIDDHEAWLHNIHVPEYVQGTWTNHTAKRKRKLLLHRAEIDKLESKSQETGHTIVPLALYFKDGRVKVEIALAKGKKEYDKRQTLREKQDTRETNRAISAVRRRQRSA; encoded by the coding sequence ATGGCGAAGGAAAAAGACACCGGGCGCAAGATGATCGCGCAGAACAAGAAGGCGCGGCACGACTACACGATCCTCGACACCTACGAGTGCGGTCTCGTCCTCATGGGCACGGAGGTCAAGTCCCTGCGCATGGGACGGGCCTCCCTGGTCGACGGCTTCGTCCAGATCGACGACCACGAGGCCTGGCTCCACAACATCCACGTACCCGAGTACGTCCAGGGCACCTGGACCAACCACACGGCCAAGCGGAAGCGGAAGCTGCTGCTGCACCGGGCCGAGATCGACAAGCTGGAGTCGAAGTCGCAGGAGACGGGCCACACGATCGTGCCGCTCGCGCTGTACTTCAAGGACGGCCGGGTCAAGGTCGAGATCGCGCTCGCGAAGGGCAAGAAGGAGTACGACAAGCGGCAGACGCTCCGCGAGAAGCAGGACACGCGGGAGACGAACCGCGCCATCTCGGCGGTCCGCCGGCGGCAGCGCAGCGCCTGA
- a CDS encoding MFS transporter: MGMFSVSAVIMIAGSRGSYALAGAVTATGLAATAVVAPFTARLVDRFGQARVAVPATALAVLGSLALVLCVHYEAPAWTLFAAYAATATTPNTGGMSRARWAHLHRGDPAALHTANSFEQAADELCFMLGPVLAATLCGALFPEAGTLVGAVLLMSGVLVFAAQRATEPPVTPRTGAVASPLRTPGVPALLAVFLATGAVFGALEVVSIAHAGGAILALQAAGSCVAGLVYGSLRPARNVRLRLLLCLAGMTALMSLPLLAATGSASLPVLALCLLVAGAATAPTMVTGMTLVQRSTRPEQLNEGMTLAVTALLGGIAAGAAAGGWLVEHAGTVTGYTAPMSAAALALVIAGAGTAVRRASRAG; encoded by the coding sequence ATGGGGATGTTCAGCGTCAGCGCGGTCATCATGATCGCCGGGTCCCGGGGTTCGTACGCCCTGGCCGGGGCCGTCACCGCGACCGGGCTGGCCGCGACGGCGGTCGTCGCGCCCTTCACCGCCCGGCTCGTGGACCGCTTCGGGCAGGCGCGCGTCGCGGTGCCCGCCACCGCGCTCGCCGTGCTGGGGTCGCTGGCCCTGGTCCTCTGCGTGCACTACGAGGCCCCGGCCTGGACGCTGTTCGCCGCGTACGCCGCGACCGCGACGACCCCGAACACCGGCGGGATGTCGCGGGCCCGCTGGGCGCACCTGCACCGGGGCGACCCGGCGGCCCTGCACACCGCGAACTCCTTCGAACAGGCCGCCGACGAGCTGTGTTTCATGCTGGGCCCGGTGCTGGCCGCGACGCTCTGCGGGGCGCTGTTCCCGGAGGCGGGCACCCTGGTGGGGGCGGTTCTCCTGATGAGCGGCGTCCTGGTCTTCGCCGCCCAGCGCGCCACGGAACCGCCCGTCACCCCCCGTACGGGGGCCGTGGCCTCACCCCTGCGCACGCCGGGGGTGCCCGCGCTGCTGGCGGTCTTCCTCGCCACGGGGGCGGTGTTCGGGGCGCTGGAGGTGGTCTCCATCGCGCATGCCGGGGGCGCGATCCTGGCGCTCCAGGCGGCCGGGTCCTGCGTGGCGGGCCTGGTCTACGGTTCGCTGCGGCCCGCCCGGAACGTCCGCCTCAGGCTGCTGCTGTGCCTGGCCGGGATGACGGCGCTGATGTCCCTGCCGCTCCTGGCCGCCACCGGCTCCGCCTCTCTGCCGGTCCTGGCGCTCTGCCTGCTGGTGGCGGGGGCGGCGACCGCGCCGACGATGGTCACGGGCATGACGCTGGTCCAGCGGTCCACGCGCCCTGAGCAGTTGAACGAGGGCATGACGCTCGCGGTGACCGCGCTGCTGGGAGGCATCGCGGCCGGGGCGGCGGCCGGCGGCTGGCTGGTCGAGCACGCGGGCACGGTCACCGGCTACACGGCCCCGATGTCCGCGGCGGCCCTCGCCCTGGTCATCGCGGGAGCGGGGACGGCGGTGCGGCGAGCGAGCCGAGCGGGATAG
- a CDS encoding LysR family transcriptional regulator has product MPPADIDPRLLRAFLTVADELHFTRAAARLFIAQQALSRDVRRLERALGAELFVRTTRQVALTPDGERLLPHARRVLDAHAELAGAFSGAPARPLLVDLNSDGATAARVLARARELLPECELMARFESGLTWAAGEILAGRLDASFGRAAGLAPAVRAGLSVHPVRYEPMALMLPVAHPLAARETVALAELAGETVYAGAGNERTREWTELAALLFAEWGITMAPPVPLAVGVAEFQRVMSKGGHPVLAVVDFPALPGTVLRPLVDPIPLSPLALVWRKGLNHPGVDALRSATDQLALAEGWMAPPPGSWLPEGDRSLMRNHS; this is encoded by the coding sequence GTGCCTCCCGCCGACATCGACCCCCGTCTCCTGCGCGCCTTCCTCACCGTCGCCGACGAACTGCACTTCACCCGGGCCGCCGCCCGCCTCTTCATCGCGCAGCAGGCGCTGAGCCGGGACGTCCGGCGGCTGGAGCGCGCGCTCGGCGCGGAGCTGTTCGTCCGCACGACCCGGCAGGTCGCGCTCACCCCGGACGGCGAACGCCTGCTGCCGCACGCCCGCCGGGTGCTCGACGCGCACGCCGAACTGGCCGGGGCCTTCAGCGGTGCGCCCGCCCGGCCGCTGCTCGTCGACCTGAACAGCGACGGGGCGACCGCCGCCCGGGTGCTGGCGCGCGCCCGCGAACTGCTGCCGGAGTGCGAGCTGATGGCCCGCTTCGAGTCCGGTCTCACCTGGGCCGCCGGCGAGATCCTGGCCGGCCGGCTCGACGCCTCCTTCGGCCGGGCCGCCGGGCTGGCCCCCGCGGTGCGCGCGGGACTTTCCGTGCACCCCGTGCGGTACGAGCCGATGGCCCTGATGCTGCCCGTCGCTCATCCCCTCGCCGCGCGGGAGACCGTCGCCCTGGCCGAGCTGGCCGGAGAGACCGTCTACGCGGGGGCCGGCAACGAGCGGACACGGGAGTGGACGGAGCTCGCCGCGCTGCTGTTCGCCGAGTGGGGCATCACGATGGCCCCGCCTGTCCCGCTTGCCGTGGGCGTGGCCGAATTCCAGCGGGTCATGTCGAAGGGCGGGCACCCCGTGCTCGCCGTCGTCGACTTCCCGGCGCTGCCCGGAACGGTGCTGCGCCCGCTCGTCGACCCGATTCCGCTTTCGCCGCTGGCGCTGGTCTGGCGCAAGGGCCTGAACCACCCCGGCGTAGACGCGTTGCGTAGCGCTACGGACCAGTTGGCCCTTGCTGAAGGGTGGATGGCCCCGCCGCCCGGCTCCTGGCTCCCCGAGGGCGATCGGTCACTGATGCGCAACCATTCCTGA
- a CDS encoding bifunctional polysaccharide deacetylase/glycosyltransferase family 2 protein, giving the protein MNSPATRGRNGRPRRASRGRSPYRLPMRYLLPTTFLVALLAMLMLRGYVHNEILADHRVHGADRTTQVPDDVLSGGPVIDARSGDAKTLRIPDRRIVLTFDDGPDPVWTPKVLDKLKEYDAHGVFFVTGNMAARYPGLVERMVAEGHEIGLHTFNHPDLSYQSTERIDWELSQNQLALAGAAGIRTSLFRPPYSSFSYAMDNTSWPVTEYIGSRGYLTVVNDTDSEDWKRPGVRAIVERATPKDGKGAIILMHDSGGDRSQTVAALDTLLPDLEERGYTFTRLTTALDAPSAHTPVTGFELWKGKMFVAAVAVSERITGVLVVGLAVIGVLVLARFGLMLLLSFLHARKVRRRGFSWGPPVTRPVSVLVPAYNERACIEATVRSLAASEHRIEIIVIDDGSTDGTADLVEAMRLPRVRVVRQRNAGKPAALNNGIRHARYDIVVMMDGDTVFEPSTVRELVQPFGDPRVGAVAGNAKVGNRDSLIGAWQHIEYVMGFNLDRRMYDVLGCMPTIPGAVGAFRREALDRVGGMSEDTLAEDTDVTMALHRDGWRVVYAENARAWTEAPESVQQLWSQRYRWSYGTMQAIWKHRRAVIERGPSGRFGRVGLPFVSLFMVLAPLLAPLIDVFLLYGLVFGPTGKTVAAWFGVLVVQAVCAAYAFRLDKERMTHLISLPLQQILYRQLMYVVLLQSWITALTGGRLRWQKLRRTGAVEAPGGTSAQRPRQAPDAGPPVSGHSTSTDRRPLV; this is encoded by the coding sequence ATGAACTCCCCCGCCACGCGGGGCAGGAACGGCAGACCGAGGCGAGCGTCACGTGGCCGGAGCCCGTACAGGCTCCCCATGCGCTACCTCCTGCCGACGACGTTCCTCGTCGCCCTGCTCGCGATGCTGATGCTGCGCGGATACGTGCACAACGAGATCCTCGCCGACCACCGGGTCCACGGCGCCGACCGCACCACCCAGGTGCCCGACGACGTCCTCTCCGGAGGTCCCGTCATCGACGCCCGCTCCGGTGACGCCAAGACCCTGCGCATACCCGACCGCCGGATCGTCCTGACCTTCGACGACGGCCCGGACCCGGTGTGGACGCCGAAGGTGCTCGACAAGCTGAAGGAGTACGACGCCCACGGCGTCTTCTTCGTCACCGGCAACATGGCCGCCCGGTACCCGGGACTGGTCGAGCGGATGGTCGCCGAGGGGCACGAGATCGGGCTGCACACCTTCAACCACCCCGACCTCTCCTACCAGTCCACCGAGCGCATCGACTGGGAGCTGTCGCAGAACCAGCTGGCGCTGGCGGGCGCGGCGGGCATCCGCACCTCGCTCTTCCGGCCGCCGTACTCCTCCTTCTCGTACGCCATGGACAACACGTCCTGGCCGGTCACGGAGTACATCGGCAGCCGCGGCTACCTCACCGTCGTCAACGACACCGACAGCGAGGACTGGAAGCGTCCCGGGGTCCGCGCCATCGTCGAGCGGGCCACGCCGAAGGACGGCAAGGGCGCGATCATCCTGATGCACGACTCCGGGGGCGACCGCTCGCAGACGGTGGCCGCGCTCGACACCCTGCTGCCGGACCTCGAGGAGCGCGGCTACACCTTCACCCGGCTCACCACCGCCCTCGACGCCCCCAGCGCGCACACCCCGGTCACCGGGTTCGAGCTGTGGAAGGGCAAGATGTTCGTCGCCGCCGTCGCCGTGTCCGAGCGGATCACCGGCGTCCTGGTCGTCGGCCTCGCCGTCATCGGCGTCCTGGTCCTCGCCCGCTTCGGGCTGATGCTGCTGCTCTCCTTCCTGCACGCCCGCAAGGTCCGCCGCAGGGGCTTCAGCTGGGGCCCGCCCGTCACCCGCCCGGTCTCCGTCCTGGTCCCCGCGTACAACGAACGCGCGTGCATCGAGGCGACCGTGCGCTCCCTGGCCGCCAGTGAGCACAGGATCGAGATCATCGTCATCGACGACGGCTCGACGGACGGCACCGCCGACCTCGTCGAGGCGATGCGGCTGCCGCGCGTACGGGTCGTGCGCCAGCGCAACGCGGGCAAACCCGCCGCCCTCAACAACGGCATCCGGCACGCCCGTTACGACATCGTCGTGATGATGGACGGCGACACCGTCTTTGAACCGTCCACGGTCCGTGAGCTGGTCCAGCCCTTCGGGGACCCCCGGGTCGGAGCCGTCGCGGGCAACGCGAAGGTCGGCAACCGCGACTCCCTCATCGGCGCCTGGCAGCACATCGAGTACGTGATGGGCTTCAACCTGGACCGCCGGATGTACGACGTGCTCGGCTGCATGCCCACCATCCCCGGGGCCGTCGGCGCGTTCCGCCGCGAGGCCCTGGACCGGGTCGGCGGAATGAGCGAGGACACCCTCGCCGAGGACACCGACGTCACCATGGCCCTGCACCGGGACGGCTGGCGCGTGGTCTACGCGGAGAACGCCCGCGCCTGGACCGAGGCCCCGGAGTCCGTGCAGCAGCTGTGGTCGCAGCGCTACCGGTGGAGTTACGGCACCATGCAGGCCATCTGGAAGCACCGCCGCGCGGTCATCGAACGCGGACCCTCGGGCCGCTTCGGCCGGGTCGGGCTGCCGTTCGTCTCCCTCTTCATGGTGCTCGCCCCGCTCCTCGCCCCCCTGATCGACGTGTTCCTGCTGTACGGGCTGGTCTTCGGCCCCACCGGCAAGACCGTCGCCGCGTGGTTCGGCGTCCTGGTCGTCCAGGCGGTCTGCGCCGCCTACGCGTTCCGGCTGGACAAGGAGCGCATGACGCACCTGATCTCGCTGCCGCTCCAGCAGATCCTCTACCGCCAGCTCATGTACGTCGTGCTGCTCCAGTCCTGGATCACCGCGCTCACCGGCGGCCGGCTGCGCTGGCAGAAGCTGCGGCGCACGGGCGCGGTGGAGGCTCCGGGCGGCACCTCCGCCCAGCGCCCGCGGCAGGCCCCCGACGCCGGGCCGCCCGTCAGCGGCCACAGCACGAGCACGGACCGGAGACCCCTCGTATGA
- a CDS encoding acyltransferase family protein: protein MTAPPLPRAVTPDHAVPPDHAVPPPPAPVKPARDRYFDLLRALALFRVVLYHLTGWAWLPVVFPSMGVMFALAGTLMARSLKRPAVQVIRGRVRRLLPPLWLLGAIGVTGMAAQGWGPDAEGHPGWWWQHLLYWVLPLSDPPYAYDVAGIDGFLGASWPEELAGPLWYIRAYLWFVLFSPLILRGLRRLPWPTLLAPLALAVVMRLELFSTTERLDSAITDFSTFGACWVLGMAHQEGLLKRLPAYVVPSIAPLLAGAGLWWASHEGFRSGFDLDSIPLAQALWSFGCVLLLLHLSPTWTAWPKRLRAFDRPITLLNSRAVTVYLWHNVCILTAATLYDRLWSVDALSENVPWLLESWVPVLLIAWALIALCVLAFGWAEDVAAKRRPRLWPDGRR from the coding sequence ATGACCGCCCCGCCCCTGCCGAGGGCCGTCACCCCGGACCACGCGGTCCCGCCGGACCACGCGGTCCCGCCGCCGCCCGCCCCCGTGAAACCCGCGCGCGACCGGTACTTCGACCTGCTGCGGGCCCTCGCCCTCTTCCGCGTCGTCCTCTACCACCTGACCGGCTGGGCCTGGCTGCCCGTCGTCTTCCCGTCGATGGGCGTCATGTTCGCCCTGGCCGGGACGCTGATGGCGCGCTCGCTGAAGCGGCCGGCCGTCCAGGTGATCCGGGGCCGCGTCCGCCGGCTCCTGCCGCCGCTGTGGCTGCTCGGCGCGATCGGCGTCACCGGCATGGCCGCCCAGGGCTGGGGGCCGGACGCCGAGGGCCACCCCGGCTGGTGGTGGCAGCACCTCCTGTACTGGGTGCTGCCGCTCAGCGATCCGCCGTACGCGTACGACGTGGCGGGCATCGACGGATTCCTCGGCGCGAGCTGGCCCGAGGAGCTGGCCGGGCCGCTCTGGTACATCCGGGCCTACCTGTGGTTCGTCCTGTTCTCCCCGCTGATCCTGCGCGGCCTGCGCAGGCTGCCCTGGCCGACGCTGCTCGCGCCGCTCGCCCTGGCCGTCGTCATGCGTCTGGAGCTGTTCTCCACCACCGAACGCCTCGACTCCGCGATCACCGACTTCTCCACGTTCGGCGCCTGCTGGGTCCTCGGCATGGCCCACCAGGAAGGCCTCCTGAAACGGCTGCCCGCCTACGTCGTGCCGTCGATCGCCCCGCTCCTCGCGGGCGCGGGGCTGTGGTGGGCGAGCCACGAGGGCTTCCGCAGCGGCTTCGACCTGGACTCCATCCCGCTCGCCCAGGCCCTGTGGTCCTTCGGCTGCGTCCTGCTCCTGCTGCACCTCAGCCCCACCTGGACCGCGTGGCCGAAGCGGCTGCGCGCCTTCGACCGGCCCATCACCCTGCTCAACTCGCGGGCGGTGACCGTCTACCTCTGGCACAACGTCTGCATCCTGACGGCCGCCACGCTCTACGACCGGCTCTGGTCGGTGGACGCCCTCAGCGAGAACGTGCCCTGGCTGCTGGAGAGCTGGGTGCCCGTGCTGCTGATCGCCTGGGCCCTCATCGCGCTCTGCGTCCTCGCCTTCGGCTGGGCCGAGGACGTCGCCGCCAAGCGCCGGCCGCGGCTCTGGCCGGACGGCAGGCGGTAG
- a CDS encoding nitrate/nitrite transporter — MAGRWIETWEPEDETFWREKGERVARRNLWFSVLSEHIGFSIWTLWSVMVLFMGPEYGIDPAGKFFLISTATLVGALVRVPYTFAVARFGGRNWTIFSAVSLLVPALAAFWVMEPGTSYATFVAVAALTGIGGGNFASSMTNINAFFPLREKGWALGLNAGGGNIGVPVVQLVGLLVIGTLGASHPRIVLGVYIPLIVLAGVCAALYMDNLRPVKNDTGAALEAVRDPHTWIMAVLYIGTFGSFIGYSFAFGLVLQTQFGRTPLQAASLTFIGPLLGSLIRPVGGRLADRYGGARITLATFAAMAAATGVVIQASGNASLPVFLTGFTALFVLTGLGNGSTYKMIPGIFHAKALARGLDAESAAAHGRRLSGAAMGLIGAVGALGGLAINLAFRQSFQASGAGTAAFWSFLAFYGVCFTLTWAVYLRRPAPVPTRGRLGYAKV; from the coding sequence ATGGCAGGCCGTTGGATCGAGACCTGGGAGCCGGAGGACGAGACGTTCTGGCGGGAGAAGGGCGAACGCGTCGCCCGCCGCAACCTGTGGTTCTCCGTGCTCTCCGAGCACATCGGATTCTCCATCTGGACCCTGTGGTCGGTGATGGTCCTGTTCATGGGACCGGAGTACGGCATCGATCCGGCCGGGAAGTTCTTCCTCATCTCGACCGCCACCCTCGTCGGCGCGCTGGTGCGGGTGCCGTACACCTTCGCCGTCGCCCGGTTCGGCGGCCGCAACTGGACGATCTTCAGCGCGGTGAGCCTGCTCGTCCCGGCCCTGGCCGCGTTCTGGGTGATGGAGCCCGGCACCTCGTACGCCACCTTCGTCGCGGTCGCGGCGCTCACCGGGATCGGCGGCGGCAACTTCGCCTCGTCGATGACCAACATCAACGCCTTCTTCCCGCTGCGCGAGAAGGGCTGGGCGCTCGGCCTGAACGCGGGCGGCGGCAACATCGGCGTCCCCGTCGTCCAGCTCGTCGGCCTGCTCGTCATCGGCACGCTGGGGGCCTCGCACCCCCGCATCGTCCTCGGGGTGTACATCCCGCTGATCGTCCTGGCCGGCGTCTGCGCCGCCCTGTACATGGACAACCTCCGGCCCGTGAAGAACGACACCGGGGCCGCGCTGGAAGCCGTCCGCGACCCGCACACCTGGATCATGGCGGTCCTCTACATCGGCACCTTCGGCTCGTTCATCGGCTACAGCTTCGCCTTCGGCCTGGTGCTCCAGACCCAGTTCGGCCGGACCCCGCTCCAGGCCGCCTCGCTCACCTTCATCGGCCCGCTGCTGGGCTCCCTGATCCGGCCCGTCGGCGGCCGGCTCGCCGACCGGTACGGCGGCGCGCGCATCACCCTGGCCACCTTCGCCGCGATGGCCGCCGCTACCGGCGTCGTCATCCAGGCCTCGGGGAACGCCTCGCTGCCCGTCTTCCTCACCGGCTTCACCGCCCTGTTCGTCCTGACGGGCCTCGGCAACGGATCGACGTACAAGATGATTCCCGGCATCTTCCACGCCAAGGCCCTCGCCCGGGGGCTCGACGCGGAGTCCGCCGCCGCCCACGGACGACGGCTCTCCGGCGCGGCCATGGGCCTCATCGGGGCCGTCGGCGCGCTCGGCGGTCTGGCCATCAACCTCGCCTTCCGCCAGTCCTTCCAGGCCTCCGGCGCCGGAACCGCGGCCTTCTGGTCCTTCCTCGCCTTCTACGGGGTGTGTTTCACCCTCACCTGGGCGGTATACCTTCGCCGTCCCGCGCCCGTGCCCACACGGGGCCGGCTCGGCTACGCGAAGGTGTAG
- a CDS encoding uroporphyrinogen-III synthase, producing MQDDDTTHGPLAGFTVGVTAARRAEELATLLKRRGAAVLHAPALRIVQLADDSELLAATKQLIGHAPDVAVATTAIGFRGWIEAADGWGVGDALLKTLSGVELLARGPKVKGAIRAAGLTEAWSPGSESMAEVLDRLLAEGVAGRRIALQLHGEPLPGFVESLNAAGADVVVVPVYRWMPPQDIAPLDRMLDVTAARGLDAITFTSAPAAASFLGRAETRGVLPEVLGALRDDVLVACVGPVTALPLQARGIDTLQPERFRLGPLVQLMCARLPLAARTLPVAGHRVEIRGHAVLVDDELCAVPPAGMALLHALARRPGWVVARADLLRVLPGSGTDEHAVETAMARLRTALGVPRLIQTVVKRGYRLALDPSADTKYDR from the coding sequence ATGCAGGACGACGACACAACGCACGGCCCCCTCGCGGGCTTCACCGTCGGGGTGACCGCCGCCCGCCGCGCCGAGGAGCTCGCCACCCTCCTCAAACGCCGCGGGGCCGCAGTCCTGCACGCCCCCGCCCTGCGGATCGTGCAGCTCGCCGACGACAGCGAACTCCTCGCCGCCACCAAGCAGCTGATCGGTCACGCCCCCGACGTGGCGGTCGCCACCACCGCCATCGGTTTCCGCGGCTGGATCGAGGCGGCCGACGGCTGGGGCGTCGGCGACGCCCTGCTGAAGACGTTGAGCGGGGTCGAACTCCTCGCCCGGGGCCCCAAGGTCAAGGGCGCCATCCGGGCCGCCGGGCTGACCGAGGCCTGGTCGCCCGGGTCCGAATCGATGGCCGAGGTCCTCGACCGGCTCCTCGCCGAAGGCGTCGCCGGGCGCCGGATCGCCCTCCAGCTGCACGGCGAACCGCTGCCCGGCTTCGTCGAGTCACTCAACGCCGCGGGCGCCGACGTCGTCGTCGTCCCCGTCTACCGCTGGATGCCCCCGCAGGACATCGCCCCGCTCGACCGGATGCTCGACGTCACGGCCGCCCGGGGCCTGGACGCGATCACCTTCACCAGCGCGCCCGCCGCCGCCTCGTTCCTGGGCCGCGCCGAGACCCGCGGAGTGCTCCCGGAGGTCCTCGGCGCCCTGCGCGACGACGTGCTGGTGGCCTGCGTCGGACCGGTCACCGCCCTCCCGCTCCAGGCCCGGGGCATCGACACCCTCCAGCCGGAACGCTTCCGGCTCGGCCCCCTCGTCCAGCTGATGTGCGCCAGGCTCCCGCTCGCAGCCCGCACCCTGCCCGTCGCCGGCCACCGGGTCGAGATCAGGGGCCACGCCGTCCTCGTCGACGACGAGCTGTGCGCGGTGCCGCCCGCGGGCATGGCCCTCCTGCACGCGCTGGCCCGCCGCCCCGGCTGGGTGGTGGCCCGCGCCGACCTGCTGCGGGTCCTGCCCGGCAGCGGCACCGACGAGCACGCGGTGGAGACCGCGATGGCCCGGCTGCGCACGGCGCTGGGCGTGCCCCGGCTGATCCAGACGGTCGTCAAGCGCGGCTACCGGCTGGCGCTGGACCCGTCGGCGGACACGAAGTACGACCGCTGA
- a CDS encoding GNAT family N-acetyltransferase gives MTDHLRRIAPDVAFRPVAITDAPAFAAALTRNRAYMRRWEPVRPETFYTVEGQTARLTALLADRDAGRSMPWALADDDGRVIGGFTLSGVERGPYRNARLGYWVDADHAGRGLATAAVGAVCDAARDRLGLHRVEAATVTDNGPSQRVLAKAGFERIGTAPGYLHINGGWRDHHLFQRLLHDDPPAG, from the coding sequence ATGACCGATCACCTCCGCCGGATCGCCCCGGACGTGGCCTTCCGCCCCGTCGCGATCACCGACGCGCCCGCCTTCGCCGCGGCCCTCACCCGCAACCGCGCGTACATGCGCCGCTGGGAACCCGTACGCCCCGAGACCTTCTACACCGTCGAGGGCCAGACCGCCCGGCTCACCGCCCTGCTCGCCGACCGGGACGCCGGGCGGTCCATGCCCTGGGCGCTCGCGGACGACGACGGCCGGGTGATCGGCGGCTTCACGCTCTCCGGAGTCGAGCGAGGCCCCTACCGCAACGCCCGCCTCGGCTACTGGGTCGACGCGGACCACGCCGGACGCGGTCTCGCCACCGCAGCCGTCGGCGCGGTCTGCGACGCCGCCCGCGACCGGCTAGGCCTGCACCGCGTCGAGGCGGCGACCGTCACCGACAACGGTCCATCCCAACGGGTGCTCGCCAAGGCCGGGTTCGAGCGGATCGGCACCGCGCCGGGCTATCTGCACATCAACGGCGGCTGGCGCGACCACCACCTGTTCCAGCGGCTTCTGCACGACGACCCGCCGGCCGGCTGA